A single Synergistaceae bacterium DNA region contains:
- a CDS encoding ABC transporter ATP-binding protein: protein MAENIVEFRHITKRFPGIVANDDVSLSVKEGEIFAVLGENGAGKSTLVSMLFGMYEPDGGEIYVRGKLEHITSPRYAGSLGIGMVHQHFQLVSNYTVAENIVLGLEPVRKIFGVIPFVDMKKANHDIAELSERYGLKVNPTDVIENLNVATRQRVEILKMLYREADILIFDEPTAVLTPQEIKAFLWVLNGLREQGKTIILITHKLNEIKSVADRCAIMNRGKLVDVLDVKTASTDDMARMMVGHDISFTTERKPAHFGDVVLDVKNLTVKNAAGLDAVKNVSFQIHAGEVFAVAGVSGNGQNELADSIAGLAKISGGSVTLCGHDITNATVREHITEGVAYIPEDRHNVGLILDFTLNNNFPLRQYYTHKFSRKGIISKSEFKTYGEKLEEAYDIRSGQGGSTVTREMSGGNQQKAIIARELDMKTPLIIFMQPTRGLDAGAVMNIHKHIVAERDRGAAVLLISLDLDEILDCADTIAVIYSGSINKISPASEISADEIGLYLMGVKTA from the coding sequence ATGGCAGAAAACATTGTAGAGTTCCGGCACATCACGAAACGTTTTCCCGGAATAGTCGCAAATGATGATGTCTCACTCTCTGTGAAGGAGGGTGAGATTTTTGCTGTTTTGGGCGAAAACGGCGCGGGTAAATCGACTCTCGTGAGTATGTTGTTCGGAATGTATGAGCCTGACGGGGGAGAAATTTACGTGCGCGGGAAATTGGAGCATATCACATCGCCGCGTTACGCAGGTTCGCTCGGTATCGGAATGGTGCATCAGCATTTCCAGCTTGTGTCGAATTACACGGTCGCAGAAAATATTGTGCTTGGTCTTGAGCCTGTGAGAAAAATTTTCGGGGTCATTCCGTTTGTCGACATGAAGAAAGCGAATCACGACATCGCGGAATTGTCCGAGCGTTACGGCCTGAAAGTTAATCCGACTGACGTAATAGAAAATCTCAATGTCGCAACACGCCAGAGAGTCGAAATCCTGAAGATGTTATACCGCGAGGCCGATATACTGATATTCGATGAGCCTACAGCAGTATTAACGCCTCAGGAGATTAAAGCGTTCCTGTGGGTATTGAACGGCCTGCGCGAACAAGGGAAGACAATCATTCTCATCACTCACAAATTGAACGAGATAAAATCCGTTGCTGACCGCTGCGCGATAATGAACCGGGGAAAACTGGTAGACGTTCTTGACGTTAAGACGGCCTCAACTGATGACATGGCGCGAATGATGGTCGGACATGATATTTCATTCACGACTGAGAGGAAGCCCGCTCATTTCGGAGATGTTGTTCTTGACGTGAAAAATTTGACGGTGAAGAACGCCGCCGGACTCGACGCTGTGAAAAATGTATCCTTCCAGATTCACGCGGGTGAAGTTTTCGCGGTTGCGGGAGTCTCCGGGAACGGTCAGAACGAATTAGCCGACTCAATTGCGGGACTCGCTAAAATTTCGGGAGGCTCTGTAACACTTTGCGGCCATGACATAACAAATGCTACAGTCCGCGAGCATATCACAGAAGGAGTCGCGTATATCCCTGAAGACCGTCATAATGTCGGACTCATTCTTGATTTCACGCTGAACAATAATTTTCCGCTGAGGCAGTATTACACGCATAAATTTTCACGCAAGGGAATAATCAGCAAGTCGGAGTTCAAGACTTACGGCGAAAAGTTAGAGGAAGCGTACGACATTCGCAGCGGTCAGGGAGGCAGCACAGTAACCCGCGAAATGTCCGGCGGGAATCAGCAGAAGGCCATAATTGCCCGCGAGCTTGACATGAAGACACCGTTAATTATTTTCATGCAGCCTACGAGGGGGCTTGACGCAGGAGCCGTCATGAACATTCACAAGCATATTGTAGCCGAAAGGGACAGGGGTGCGGCGGTGCTGTTAATATCGCTTGACTTGGACGAGATTTTAGACTGCGCCGACACAATAGCGGTAATCTACAGCGGTAGCATCAACAAAATTTCCCCTGCGTCAGAAATTTCAGCGGACGAAATCGGCCTATACCTGATGGGAGTGAAGACGGCATGA
- a CDS encoding ABC transporter permease — protein MRKFTQSLIAIIISLIFGALILWLMGKDPVSAYMDLLRGSGLMEKVRYSGRQNMFTDFMSFIDAMTPMIFASLAVALALKGGFFNIGVSGQMLFAGFCAHMAAMILPSKIAVVIVGFVAGALIGALIGWLKYRFNVNEVVSSIMINSILMYMITFYINTFYINPVSRQSKSIISAARLTLSGFRWEGLKVDIALAFPVAIITALFLHWFIERTTYGYEIKASGLSPNAAYYAGMNVNRTALMTMTLSGALAGLAGVSYFCGYLAAIQPGVVPSMGFDAIAVSLLGGNDPLGCVLASFLITVISKGSVYMSSRQNIDMEIASLVTAFILTFAACSSILGRRRK, from the coding sequence ATGAGGAAATTCACACAGTCATTAATCGCAATCATAATCAGCCTGATATTCGGCGCGTTAATCCTGTGGCTGATGGGAAAAGATCCCGTGTCGGCATATATGGATTTATTGCGGGGTTCGGGACTGATGGAGAAGGTGAGATATTCAGGCCGTCAAAATATGTTCACGGACTTCATGAGCTTCATTGACGCGATGACCCCGATGATTTTCGCGTCTCTTGCCGTTGCGCTGGCGTTAAAGGGCGGCTTCTTCAACATAGGCGTATCGGGTCAGATGTTATTCGCGGGATTCTGCGCTCACATGGCCGCAATGATTCTCCCGTCAAAAATTGCTGTCGTCATTGTGGGCTTCGTTGCGGGTGCGTTAATAGGCGCGTTAATCGGCTGGCTCAAGTACCGCTTCAACGTGAACGAGGTCGTAAGCTCCATAATGATAAACTCAATCTTGATGTATATGATAACGTTTTACATCAACACGTTCTACATTAATCCCGTCTCAAGACAAAGCAAATCAATCATCAGCGCGGCGAGGCTGACTCTTTCGGGCTTCAGGTGGGAGGGCTTGAAGGTAGATATTGCGCTTGCGTTCCCTGTCGCGATAATAACGGCGTTGTTCCTTCACTGGTTCATTGAGCGTACGACATACGGCTACGAGATAAAAGCGTCAGGATTGTCCCCGAACGCGGCATATTACGCGGGAATGAACGTAAACAGGACTGCACTAATGACGATGACATTATCGGGAGCGTTGGCGGGACTCGCGGGAGTGTCGTACTTCTGCGGCTACCTTGCGGCGATTCAGCCCGGTGTTGTTCCGTCAATGGGATTCGATGCTATAGCGGTCTCACTTTTGGGCGGTAATGATCCCCTAGGCTGTGTGCTTGCGTCATTCCTGATAACAGTAATCTCGAAAGGCTCGGTGTATATGAGTTCGCGGCAGAATATAGACATGGAGATAGCGAGTCTTGTTACGGCGTTCATACTGACATTCGCGGCGTGTTCGTCAATTCTCGGAAGGAGGCGGAAATAA
- a CDS encoding BMP family ABC transporter substrate-binding protein yields the protein MKKHLLFAFTVLTVLAFMAGSSFADGLKVAVITSPNDVHDGGFNEDNYNGVVAFEKENPGTKITVIHEKTGDPAECMKAVENVTADYDAVVCLSFRFAGIAEIADDNPDVKFLLVDAYPTDDEGRESSKENVNAMKYKEEEGGFLAGIAAALSTKSNKVAVANGITFPSNVNYQYGFMSGVNYANRHYGTKAEIVELASYSGVDLNGKNVGGNYIGSFIDQASGKIVGQALIREGCDVIFVAAGKAGMGVFTAAKESKGVYIIGVDVDQYDDGKNGNSNVVLTSSLKAMSINNKRVLEDIAAGKFRGGNFLLGADSGSIDYVKTPGRNQLTDDAIAKIDSALALLKAGKIKPASFTSGTTPDNFEGIDAE from the coding sequence ATGAAGAAGCATTTACTCTTTGCGTTCACAGTTTTAACGGTGCTTGCGTTCATGGCGGGTTCGTCTTTTGCTGACGGACTCAAAGTCGCAGTCATCACATCACCGAATGACGTTCATGACGGCGGCTTCAACGAGGACAACTATAACGGTGTTGTCGCGTTCGAGAAAGAGAATCCCGGCACAAAAATTACGGTTATTCATGAAAAGACCGGAGACCCTGCCGAATGCATGAAGGCTGTTGAGAATGTTACGGCAGATTATGACGCTGTTGTGTGCTTGAGCTTCCGTTTTGCGGGAATAGCCGAGATCGCAGATGACAACCCCGATGTGAAATTCCTGCTCGTTGACGCTTACCCGACAGATGATGAAGGGCGCGAGTCATCAAAAGAAAACGTAAACGCGATGAAGTACAAAGAGGAGGAAGGCGGATTCCTCGCGGGGATTGCGGCGGCATTAAGCACAAAGTCGAACAAGGTAGCAGTCGCAAACGGAATCACATTCCCGTCGAACGTAAACTATCAGTACGGCTTCATGTCGGGCGTGAATTACGCGAACAGGCACTACGGGACAAAGGCGGAAATTGTCGAGCTTGCGTCATATTCCGGGGTTGACCTGAACGGGAAAAATGTCGGCGGAAATTACATCGGCTCATTCATTGACCAGGCCAGCGGGAAAATTGTCGGGCAGGCGTTAATCCGCGAGGGCTGCGATGTGATATTTGTTGCGGCAGGCAAGGCAGGAATGGGAGTCTTCACGGCCGCGAAAGAGTCAAAGGGGGTTTACATTATCGGCGTTGATGTTGACCAGTACGATGACGGCAAAAACGGCAACTCAAATGTCGTTCTCACAAGCTCGCTAAAGGCCATGAGCATTAACAACAAGAGAGTCCTTGAAGATATAGCCGCGGGGAAATTCAGGGGCGGTAATTTCCTTCTCGGTGCTGACAGCGGATCAATCGACTACGTGAAGACACCGGGACGCAATCAGCTTACCGATGACGCAATCGCAAAAATTGACTCGGCTCTCGCTCTCCTCAAAGCCGGGAAGATTAAGCCTGCTTCATTCACAAGCGGGACAACGCCGGACAATTTCGAGGGGATTGACGCGGAATAA
- a CDS encoding V-type ATP synthase subunit B codes for MLPREYRTISSISGPLMMVEKTADVRYDELVEITLANGDKRRGKVLEIESDRALVQVFEGTTGIENEDAKVRFLGKVLTLPVSRDMLGRVFNGRGEPIDGGAPLIPEQNIDINGMPMNPFSRDFPSEFIQTGISTIDGLNPMVRGQKLPIFSASGLPHNRMAAQIARQATVISGHEDFAVVFAAMGITFEEASFFMEDFRRTGALQRTVLYINLADDPAIERISTPRIALTAAEYLAFECNMHVVVILTDLTNYCEALREISAARKEVPGRRGYPGYLYTDLATMYERAGRLKGKSGSITQIPILTMPEDDKTHPIPDLTGYITEGQIILSRSLHRQGIYPPVDVMPSLSRLKDKGIGRDKTREDHADLMNQLFAAYARGKEAKELAVILGEGALSDEDKAFAKFSTVFEDKYVRQGEYENRTIKETLELGWDLLTMIPVKELKRIRDAYIEKYLNPLLKAKSEKGEA; via the coding sequence ATGCTGCCTAGAGAGTATCGGACAATATCAAGCATATCCGGCCCGCTTATGATGGTCGAGAAAACCGCTGACGTTCGTTATGATGAGCTTGTAGAAATCACGCTTGCCAACGGGGACAAGAGACGCGGAAAAGTCCTTGAGATAGAGAGCGACAGAGCATTAGTTCAGGTTTTCGAGGGTACGACAGGAATCGAGAACGAGGACGCTAAAGTGAGATTTCTCGGCAAGGTCTTAACCCTCCCTGTATCACGCGACATGCTCGGAAGAGTCTTCAACGGACGCGGAGAACCTATTGACGGAGGCGCACCGCTTATCCCTGAGCAGAACATTGACATCAACGGAATGCCCATGAATCCGTTCTCGCGGGATTTCCCCTCAGAGTTCATACAGACCGGAATATCAACAATTGACGGCCTTAACCCGATGGTCAGAGGTCAGAAACTGCCGATATTCTCAGCGTCAGGACTCCCGCATAACAGGATGGCGGCTCAGATTGCGAGACAGGCTACAGTCATCAGCGGGCATGAGGATTTCGCGGTTGTCTTTGCGGCAATGGGTATCACGTTCGAGGAAGCGTCATTCTTCATGGAGGACTTCAGGCGGACGGGAGCGTTACAGCGCACAGTACTGTATATCAACCTTGCTGATGACCCCGCAATAGAGCGTATATCGACTCCGCGTATTGCTTTGACGGCGGCGGAATATCTCGCGTTTGAGTGCAACATGCATGTTGTTGTCATTCTCACGGACTTAACGAACTACTGCGAGGCACTCCGGGAAATTTCAGCGGCAAGGAAGGAAGTCCCCGGCAGAAGAGGCTACCCGGGATACCTTTACACCGACCTTGCGACAATGTACGAGAGAGCCGGACGACTCAAGGGCAAGAGCGGAAGTATCACGCAGATTCCCATTCTTACAATGCCTGAAGATGACAAGACACACCCAATCCCCGACCTTACCGGCTACATCACGGAAGGGCAAATCATCCTCAGCAGGAGCTTACACCGTCAGGGAATTTACCCGCCTGTTGACGTAATGCCGTCCCTTTCGCGACTGAAGGACAAAGGAATCGGGCGCGACAAAACAAGGGAAGATCACGCCGACTTGATGAACCAGCTTTTTGCGGCCTATGCGAGAGGCAAAGAGGCCAAAGAGTTAGCGGTCATTCTCGGCGAGGGTGCATTGTCGGACGAGGATAAAGCGTTTGCGAAATTCTCAACAGTCTTTGAGGATAAATATGTTCGTCAGGGCGAGTATGAGAACAGGACAATCAAAGAGACTCTCGAACTCGGCTGGGACTTGCTGACAATGATTCCTGTGAAGGAACTCAAGAGAATCCGCGATGCCTACATCGAGAAATATTTGAACCCGCTGCTGAAGGCAAAATCAGAGAAGGGCGAAGCGTAA
- a CDS encoding V-type ATPase subunit has protein sequence MSYVYTVARLRGMENHILDTAFFSRLMDSSGIDDALKALGETSYSQWISGNENFDKAIDSEMLATCKELESFVPDKGLIDIFRIPYDFHNVKVLLKGLFKVRGGESEGRRYDLLSKLGTIDAEELKTAIETEEYGFLPYGLTDLIPQCWQLWDAGKNPQAVELLIDHAMFRAMLNIAEGLKMPAVIHWVKSRIDAENLRSAVRLARIKYDSAKALPFFHEGGTIRPDDMARLLSEPQETWSRLLSHTDIGAALGSLQDSGDIKTSLTDVSKSLDDYLIRVLDSAKYSMDAPENVLLYLLTKEAETRNMRVALVCISGGLDREFGRRLLSNGR, from the coding sequence GTGAGTTATGTATACACCGTAGCACGTTTGCGGGGTATGGAAAATCACATACTTGACACGGCATTTTTTTCGCGGCTCATGGACAGCTCCGGCATTGATGACGCATTGAAGGCACTCGGCGAAACGTCATACTCTCAGTGGATTTCGGGAAATGAGAATTTCGACAAGGCTATAGATTCGGAAATGCTCGCGACATGCAAAGAGCTTGAATCGTTTGTGCCTGACAAGGGATTAATTGACATTTTCAGAATCCCCTACGATTTCCACAACGTGAAAGTTTTGCTCAAAGGGCTGTTCAAAGTCAGAGGCGGAGAGTCTGAGGGACGGCGGTATGATTTGCTGTCTAAACTCGGAACGATTGACGCTGAGGAGCTGAAGACAGCGATTGAGACGGAGGAATACGGATTCCTTCCCTACGGTCTTACGGACTTGATTCCGCAGTGCTGGCAGTTGTGGGACGCTGGGAAAAATCCGCAGGCTGTCGAGTTGCTGATAGATCACGCCATGTTCCGGGCAATGCTGAATATCGCCGAGGGACTCAAAATGCCCGCCGTGATTCACTGGGTAAAGTCCCGGATTGACGCGGAAAACTTGCGGAGCGCGGTACGTCTCGCACGAATCAAATACGACAGCGCGAAAGCTCTTCCCTTCTTCCACGAGGGCGGAACGATTCGGCCTGATGACATGGCAAGACTCCTCAGTGAGCCTCAAGAGACTTGGAGCAGGTTATTGTCGCACACGGACATAGGCGCGGCTCTTGGGTCATTGCAGGATTCCGGCGACATAAAGACATCGCTGACTGACGTGTCGAAATCGCTTGATGACTATCTGATTCGGGTACTCGACAGCGCGAAATACTCAATGGATGCCCCGGAGAATGTTCTTCTCTACCTTCTCACAAAGGAAGCTGAAACACGTAACATGCGGGTTGCTCTTGTGTGCATATCGGGAGGGCTTGACCGCGAATTTGGGAGGAGGCTTCTGAGCAATGGCAGATAA
- a CDS encoding V-type ATP synthase subunit D translates to MARINVNPNRMELSRLKKRLAVAKRGHKLLKDKQDALIKAFLEKAKAGKELRESVEKELLECYGTFVLSRAQTTPEILEQALIFPGAKSELSVSWHNVMSVMVPEYDVKQEGNPVNYGFVNVPLLLDAALEQFSGIIVKLLHLAAEEKAIRLMAGEIERTRRRVNALEYVMIPNLAETIRYISMKLDEQDRSTLSRLMKIKEIVSA, encoded by the coding sequence ATGGCACGAATCAACGTCAACCCTAACCGTATGGAATTGTCCCGCCTGAAGAAACGCCTTGCCGTCGCAAAAAGGGGTCATAAGCTCCTTAAAGACAAGCAGGACGCTTTAATCAAGGCATTTCTTGAGAAGGCCAAAGCAGGAAAGGAACTCCGCGAGTCAGTCGAGAAGGAATTATTAGAGTGCTACGGGACATTTGTACTTTCACGGGCGCAGACTACCCCGGAGATTTTGGAGCAGGCGTTAATTTTCCCCGGCGCAAAGTCCGAACTGTCGGTGAGCTGGCACAACGTCATGAGCGTAATGGTTCCCGAATATGACGTAAAGCAGGAAGGCAACCCCGTAAATTACGGCTTTGTGAATGTCCCCCTGTTGCTTGACGCGGCACTTGAACAGTTCAGCGGGATAATCGTGAAGCTGCTGCACCTTGCCGCCGAGGAGAAAGCAATTCGCCTCATGGCCGGAGAAATTGAGCGCACAAGACGCAGGGTCAACGCCTTAGAGTACGTGATGATCCCGAATCTGGCTGAGACAATACGCTACATCAGCATGAAACTTGATGAGCAGGACAGATCCACATTGAGCCGACTCATGAAGATAAAGGAAATTGTTTCGGCGTAA
- a CDS encoding Rpn family recombination-promoting nuclease/putative transposase: protein MLTDFKKEWLNLTLGNDFMFGKVFQDTSLCRELIQLILPELDIERVEFPERQKALAEGIFMHGVRFDVYTRTDKGEIIDVEIQTADTGNLPKRIRAYHSMITRSEMDIRKMKNYNDIHKAYVIFICLFDLFGKGRHIYTFRNICMEDTSIELNDGASTIFLNAKGVADDVSPRMKAFLNLTMGIKSDDSFVKRLEAKMEEVLMTPEMEWEYWAQRTRAQDYFDRGKNEGLSLGRLEIAGRMRNAGFTDEQICSLTGLSPEDLSRI, encoded by the coding sequence TTGCTGACGGACTTCAAAAAGGAATGGCTGAATCTGACTCTGGGCAACGATTTCATGTTCGGGAAGGTGTTTCAGGACACAAGCCTCTGCCGTGAGCTGATACAGCTTATACTCCCTGAGCTTGACATTGAGCGCGTTGAATTTCCTGAACGACAGAAAGCATTGGCTGAAGGAATCTTTATGCACGGCGTGAGATTTGATGTTTACACGCGGACAGACAAAGGCGAAATTATTGACGTTGAAATTCAGACGGCTGACACTGGCAACCTTCCCAAACGCATACGGGCTTATCACTCAATGATTACCCGCAGTGAAATGGACATCAGGAAGATGAAAAATTACAATGATATTCACAAAGCCTACGTAATATTCATCTGTCTGTTTGATCTGTTCGGGAAGGGAAGACATATCTACACATTCAGGAATATTTGCATGGAAGACACAAGCATAGAGCTTAATGACGGAGCTTCTACGATATTTCTTAACGCTAAGGGAGTCGCTGATGATGTCAGCCCAAGAATGAAAGCATTTCTGAATCTCACAATGGGCATAAAGTCGGACGATTCGTTTGTGAAAAGATTGGAGGCAAAAATGGAAGAAGTGTTAATGACTCCTGAAATGGAGTGGGAGTACTGGGCGCAGAGAACACGGGCGCAGGATTATTTTGACAGGGGAAAGAATGAAGGCTTGAGCCTGGGACGGCTCGAAATTGCCGGACGTATGCGCAACGCAGGATTCACTGATGAGCAGATATGCAGCCTCACAGGTTTATCCCCTGAAGACCTCAGCAGAATTTAG
- a CDS encoding ABC transporter permease, whose protein sequence is MPDMIIIDGLSFSLPLFIMAIGGIYSEKSGITNLALEGFQGFGAFTGAFATVYLYGIFGAESHVPYYAGFICAVIGGGIFALLHALLCVKFKADQVISGVVMNILAMALTSFLTKRINASFFGNDANKFMLSASARITIPGLSDIPIIGAAFRDVYPFEIMILIVAAVMWYVMYRTVYGMRLRACGDNPHSADAAGINVYAVRTLAVFISGCLSGIAGMSFAYSVSANFSPDIYLGYGYLSIAALIFGNWSILPALFACIMFGFARSAGSAVIHQLGLPSSYNDLVRTLPYALTLLLLVFFGRSNRSPRALGQIYDKGQR, encoded by the coding sequence ATGCCTGACATGATAATAATTGACGGCCTGAGCTTTTCGCTTCCGCTGTTCATTATGGCAATCGGCGGAATCTACAGTGAGAAGAGCGGAATAACGAATCTTGCGCTTGAGGGCTTCCAGGGATTCGGGGCGTTCACGGGGGCATTTGCGACTGTGTACTTGTACGGGATATTCGGAGCTGAGTCGCATGTGCCGTATTACGCTGGATTCATTTGCGCTGTGATTGGCGGGGGAATATTCGCGCTTCTCCATGCGTTATTGTGCGTGAAGTTCAAAGCGGATCAGGTAATAAGCGGTGTAGTAATGAACATTTTAGCGATGGCCTTAACGAGCTTCCTCACAAAAAGAATTAACGCCTCATTTTTCGGGAATGACGCAAACAAATTCATGCTGAGTGCGAGCGCAAGAATCACAATTCCGGGACTCAGCGATATTCCGATAATCGGGGCGGCGTTCAGGGACGTTTACCCGTTCGAGATAATGATTCTGATTGTGGCTGCTGTGATGTGGTACGTGATGTACAGGACGGTGTACGGAATGCGCCTGCGTGCCTGCGGGGATAATCCACACTCAGCAGACGCGGCCGGGATTAACGTCTACGCGGTGAGGACTCTTGCGGTGTTCATATCGGGGTGTCTTTCGGGGATTGCGGGAATGAGTTTCGCTTATTCTGTGTCGGCAAATTTCTCGCCTGATATATATTTGGGCTACGGGTATTTGTCGATTGCGGCGTTAATTTTCGGGAACTGGTCAATACTTCCTGCGCTGTTTGCGTGTATCATGTTCGGATTTGCGCGGAGTGCCGGCTCTGCGGTGATTCATCAGCTGGGACTGCCTTCAAGCTATAACGATCTTGTTCGAACTCTGCCGTATGCCTTGACACTGTTGCTGCTTGTGTTTTTCGGGAGGAGCAACAGAAGCCCGCGGGCGTTGGGACAGATTTACGACAAAGGACAAAGGTAA
- a CDS encoding V-type ATP synthase subunit A, giving the protein MPEKKEVKGVIERISGSLVIAGGMEGASMQDVVHIGELGLVGEILEVNGDKASIQVYEETSGLMPGEPVVSMGEPLSVELGPGIIEQFYDGIQRPLELIEKAAKSPYISRGISVPAIDRAKKWDFTPKVKVGDEVIPGDILGTVQETVVVEHRIMVPYGVKGKVAKIEKGEHTVEDIIAVIDDNGTKHEVKMLQRWPVRKPRPVKTRLAPNVPMTTGQRVVDAFFPVALGGTACVPGPFGSGKTVIQHQFAKWAQAQIVVYVGCGERGNEMTDVLLEFPELDDPQTGQPLMKRTTLIANTSNMPVAAREASVYTAITLAEYYRDMGYSVALMADSTSRWAEALREMSGRLEEMPGEEGYPAYLGTRLASFYERAGRCIVNGKEGREGSITVIGAVSPPGGDLSEPVTQNTLRVTKVFWGLDANLAYQRHFPAINWLNSYSLYTERLDPYWDEKFDDQWSGLRVEAMSLLEQESQLNEIVRLVGIDALSRDERMVMETAKSLREDFLHQNAFHEIDTYASMDKQFKMLKTIVAFHHAGLDALHKGAAMNKLFNLPVREQIARMRYLEEKDIGQIDKLDDTIKEQINGIIPVGGDNNAA; this is encoded by the coding sequence ATGCCTGAGAAAAAAGAAGTCAAAGGAGTAATAGAGAGGATCTCCGGCTCTCTTGTAATCGCGGGCGGCATGGAGGGCGCAAGTATGCAGGACGTTGTGCATATCGGCGAACTCGGACTCGTCGGCGAAATACTAGAGGTGAACGGCGACAAGGCATCAATCCAGGTGTACGAGGAAACATCCGGGTTAATGCCGGGTGAGCCTGTTGTGTCAATGGGCGAGCCTCTGAGCGTTGAGCTTGGGCCGGGGATTATTGAACAGTTCTATGACGGGATACAGAGACCGCTTGAACTCATCGAGAAGGCCGCGAAAAGCCCCTACATTTCGAGGGGAATCAGCGTTCCGGCGATTGACCGCGCAAAGAAATGGGACTTTACCCCGAAAGTGAAAGTCGGCGATGAGGTCATACCGGGCGACATTCTCGGAACAGTTCAGGAGACCGTTGTTGTTGAACATAGAATCATGGTTCCCTACGGCGTTAAAGGGAAAGTCGCAAAAATCGAGAAGGGCGAACATACCGTAGAAGACATCATAGCGGTGATTGATGACAACGGCACGAAACATGAAGTGAAAATGTTACAGCGTTGGCCGGTCAGAAAGCCCCGCCCCGTAAAGACTCGTCTCGCTCCCAATGTCCCGATGACAACAGGACAGAGAGTCGTTGACGCATTTTTCCCGGTTGCGCTTGGCGGTACTGCGTGCGTTCCCGGGCCTTTCGGATCGGGGAAGACGGTCATTCAGCACCAGTTCGCGAAATGGGCGCAGGCTCAGATAGTCGTTTACGTCGGCTGCGGTGAACGCGGTAACGAGATGACAGACGTTCTTCTTGAGTTCCCGGAGCTTGACGACCCGCAGACAGGCCAGCCCCTAATGAAGCGTACTACCCTAATCGCGAACACATCAAACATGCCCGTTGCCGCCCGTGAAGCCAGCGTTTACACAGCAATAACGCTCGCTGAATATTACCGTGATATGGGCTACTCTGTGGCACTCATGGCCGACTCGACAAGCCGATGGGCAGAAGCTCTCCGCGAAATGTCAGGCCGTCTTGAGGAAATGCCCGGCGAGGAAGGTTACCCCGCGTATCTCGGCACACGCCTTGCGTCATTCTACGAGAGGGCCGGACGCTGTATCGTAAACGGCAAAGAAGGCCGCGAGGGTTCAATCACCGTCATCGGAGCCGTATCACCTCCCGGCGGAGACTTGTCCGAGCCTGTTACGCAGAACACACTGCGAGTCACAAAAGTCTTCTGGGGACTTGACGCGAATTTGGCCTATCAGAGGCACTTCCCCGCGATTAACTGGCTCAACAGCTACTCACTTTACACAGAGAGGTTAGATCCTTACTGGGACGAAAAATTTGATGATCAGTGGAGCGGACTCCGTGTCGAGGCAATGAGCCTTCTTGAGCAGGAATCACAGCTCAACGAAATTGTGAGACTCGTGGGAATTGACGCATTATCACGCGATGAGCGCATGGTAATGGAGACGGCTAAATCATTGCGTGAAGACTTCCTCCATCAGAACGCCTTCCACGAGATTGACACGTACGCCTCAATGGATAAGCAGTTCAAGATGCTGAAGACAATTGTCGCGTTCCATCATGCCGGACTTGACGCACTCCACAAAGGCGCGGCCATGAATAAGCTGTTTAACCTCCCTGTTCGTGAGCAGATTGCGAGAATGCGCTATCTTGAGGAGAAAGACATAGGCCAGATTGACAAACTTGACGACACAATCAAGGAGCAGATCAACGGAATAATCCCTGTCGGAGGTGATAACAATGCTGCCTAG
- a CDS encoding V-type ATP synthase subunit F, with translation MADNSKPMAAIGSYEMTLPFQAVGVKSVVLTPETRGTFESTLEKLAREDYAVVFIQEDLFVEFTAKVEEINDKYHTSVLPVPGPSGATGAGLASIRGSVEKAVGMDIFAER, from the coding sequence ATGGCAGATAACAGCAAACCAATGGCCGCAATCGGGAGCTATGAGATGACGTTACCGTTTCAGGCTGTCGGAGTGAAGAGCGTTGTTCTGACTCCTGAGACTCGCGGGACATTTGAGTCAACTCTTGAGAAATTAGCGCGTGAAGATTATGCGGTAGTGTTCATACAGGAAGATTTGTTCGTTGAGTTCACAGCAAAAGTCGAGGAAATCAACGATAAGTATCACACCAGCGTGCTGCCTGTTCCCGGTCCTTCAGGAGCAACGGGGGCGGGGCTTGCGTCAATTCGCGGAAGCGTGGAAAAAGCCGTTGGTATGGATATATTTGCGGAAAGATAA